One window from the genome of Acinetobacter sp. ANC 7912 encodes:
- a CDS encoding MCR_0457 family protein: MLKKSLGVTAAAFAMAAGLSTAAFSAANLSAEVDLTIKEDLASVQVLTEVCPGIVGKNAKLDQNVQKLVTQYLSDYSDKSMTYDKIQSDAEYQSVLQDARAEAKHTAKDEQQAICNDLISQDL; the protein is encoded by the coding sequence ATGCTAAAAAAATCTCTTGGGGTAACTGCTGCAGCCTTTGCCATGGCTGCTGGTTTAAGCACAGCTGCTTTCTCAGCTGCAAATCTCTCTGCCGAAGTCGATCTGACTATCAAGGAAGATCTGGCGTCAGTGCAAGTCCTGACCGAAGTGTGTCCGGGTATTGTCGGCAAAAATGCCAAGCTGGATCAGAATGTTCAGAAACTGGTAACCCAATACCTGTCTGACTACTCTGACAAATCCATGACCTATGACAAAATCCAGTCTGATGCCGAATATCAGTCGGTACTTCAGGATGCACGTGCCGAAGCCAAACACACAGCGAAAGACGAGCAGCAAGCCATTTGTAATGACCTGATCTCACAAGACCTTTAA
- the dacC gene encoding D-alanyl-D-alanine carboxypeptidase PBP5/6 — MTPKTALAALLLVPGFSYAATVLSAPPELNNKSYVLMDFETGQILAAKNENEKLAPASMTKMMTSYIIEQKLLSGELTEDEKVRMNESAWCRGSSAESCMYVPLNGTATALEMLRGIIIQSGNDASKAMAEHIAGNEGTFAHMMNQEAQRIGMTNTHFINATGMPAEGHYSTAKDMATLAQHIIKDSSKYYPIYSEKEFTFNGIKQGNRNALLYTDPSVDGLKTGHTDEAGYCLTTSAKRGPTRLISVIFGAPSMNERASQTRELLAWGYANFETKNIQPAKQVLAKSKVWFGKDKEVQIGLAENFNVTMPKGQANAIKTQLVVQPKLTAPLKQGQVVGKYIATLDGKVIAEKPLVALKPVEEAGFISRLLDHIKQFFSNLF; from the coding sequence ATGACCCCAAAAACCGCCCTTGCTGCACTCCTCCTTGTACCCGGCTTCAGCTATGCAGCAACAGTGTTATCTGCTCCACCAGAATTAAATAATAAATCTTATGTACTGATGGACTTCGAAACTGGGCAAATCCTCGCTGCTAAAAATGAAAATGAGAAATTAGCACCAGCTTCAATGACCAAAATGATGACCAGTTACATCATTGAACAGAAGTTGTTAAGCGGTGAACTGACTGAAGATGAAAAAGTACGTATGAACGAATCAGCATGGTGCCGTGGCAGCAGCGCTGAATCTTGTATGTACGTTCCGTTAAATGGCACAGCAACAGCACTTGAGATGCTGCGCGGTATCATCATCCAGTCAGGTAACGATGCGTCTAAAGCTATGGCTGAACATATTGCAGGGAACGAAGGCACCTTTGCACATATGATGAACCAAGAAGCACAACGTATCGGCATGACCAATACGCACTTTATCAATGCAACCGGTATGCCTGCAGAAGGTCATTACTCGACTGCAAAAGATATGGCGACGCTGGCACAGCACATCATCAAGGACAGTTCAAAATACTATCCAATCTACTCTGAAAAAGAGTTTACTTTTAACGGGATTAAGCAAGGTAACCGTAATGCCCTGCTGTATACTGACCCAAGCGTAGATGGTCTGAAAACTGGTCATACTGATGAAGCGGGTTACTGCCTGACCACTTCTGCAAAACGTGGTCCAACTCGCCTGATCTCAGTGATTTTTGGCGCGCCATCTATGAACGAGCGTGCATCACAAACACGTGAATTGCTGGCTTGGGGTTATGCAAACTTCGAAACCAAAAACATTCAACCTGCAAAACAGGTTTTAGCGAAATCTAAAGTCTGGTTTGGTAAAGACAAAGAAGTTCAGATCGGTCTGGCTGAAAACTTCAACGTAACTATGCCGAAAGGCCAAGCCAATGCCATCAAGACTCAGCTGGTAGTTCAACCGAAACTGACTGCACCGTTAAAACAGGGTCAAGTGGTAGGTAAATACATCGCGACTTTAGATGGTAAAGTGATTGCTGAAAAACCGCTGGTAGCACTAAAACCTGTTGAAGAAGCTGGTTTTATTTCACGTCTGCTAGATCATATCAAGCAATTCTTTAGCAACTTGTTCTAA
- a CDS encoding gamma carbonic anhydrase family protein yields MSHNIRPYLDTTPQIAASCYIDTMAVVVGDVVLGENVSVWPFAVVRGDVNHIRIGKNSNVQDHAMLHVSHKKADKPEGSPLIIGEDVTIGHHVTLHGCTIGNRVLIGINSIILDDVVIPDDVMIGAGTLVPPGKVLESGWLYMGSPAKKARPLTEKELAFLPYSAQNYVKVSRNYK; encoded by the coding sequence ATGAGCCACAACATTCGACCTTATCTGGATACCACACCGCAAATTGCGGCTTCCTGTTATATCGACACGATGGCTGTAGTCGTGGGTGATGTGGTACTGGGTGAAAATGTGTCGGTCTGGCCTTTTGCCGTGGTCCGTGGCGATGTCAATCATATCCGCATCGGCAAGAACTCGAATGTGCAGGATCATGCCATGCTACATGTCAGCCACAAGAAAGCCGACAAACCGGAAGGTTCACCTCTGATCATCGGGGAAGATGTCACCATTGGCCACCATGTCACCTTACATGGCTGTACCATTGGCAACCGGGTTCTGATCGGGATTAACAGTATTATTCTGGATGATGTGGTGATTCCGGATGATGTAATGATTGGTGCCGGAACACTGGTACCACCGGGCAAAGTCTTAGAAAGTGGCTGGCTCTATATGGGCAGCCCAGCCAAAAAAGCCCGTCCATTAACTGAAAAAGAACTGGCATTTTTACCCTATTCTGCCCAGAACTATGTGAAGGTTTCCAGAAATTATAAATAA
- a CDS encoding MCR_0457 family protein: MKQTLIKTFAILGISSLSLLSMQSHAADANVEVTPEKVTHQELAAIYVLSEICPAMVQDQDKFNAGYQQLVKEYLPEQKNPVQALNQLSKERKFQPILKEAQQDAQKAGAQKNQAICTELTTYSKS, encoded by the coding sequence ATGAAACAAACACTTATTAAGACTTTCGCTATTTTGGGTATTTCATCTTTAAGTTTATTGAGTATGCAAAGCCATGCGGCCGATGCCAATGTTGAGGTGACACCAGAAAAAGTCACCCATCAGGAATTGGCTGCTATTTATGTCCTTTCAGAAATCTGTCCAGCGATGGTCCAAGATCAGGACAAATTTAATGCAGGTTATCAGCAACTGGTCAAAGAATATCTGCCAGAGCAAAAAAATCCGGTTCAAGCCCTAAATCAGCTCAGTAAAGAGCGAAAATTCCAGCCAATTTTGAAAGAAGCACAACAAGATGCGCAAAAAGCTGGAGCACAGAAAAATCAAGCGATTTGTACAGAATTAACCACTTACAGTAAATCCTGA
- a CDS encoding LysR family transcriptional regulator — translation MLDQLRAMGVFACVVEKNSFSGAARELGITTSAVSQQIRSLEQDMEVILLNRSTRKLSLTEAGQAFFYSCQEMLSAAERGKVRINELRDDLVGELRIAASAELCSMHVIPALSHWLTAHRGLSVQFETRDQQAELLDGRVDIELRLDQEIDDSNVQLVPLIQIEQLLVAAPSYINKSTLIAQPDDLKHHEVVSLNYLKNHQQFSFQHVNTAQKVELELASRLNTNSSLAAQSLCLNGNTIARMPYLDVQKDLVNGALVEVLPEWKLPALTLYAVLPKREQQPTKILRCLDTLQQYFSQLAGGRLLQIAS, via the coding sequence ATGTTAGACCAACTTCGAGCAATGGGTGTATTTGCTTGTGTTGTAGAAAAGAACTCGTTTAGCGGAGCTGCACGAGAACTGGGAATTACAACCAGTGCAGTGAGCCAGCAGATTCGTTCGCTGGAACAGGATATGGAAGTCATTCTATTAAACCGTTCCACACGAAAATTGAGTTTGACTGAAGCAGGTCAGGCTTTTTTCTATAGCTGTCAGGAAATGCTATCCGCTGCAGAGCGTGGCAAAGTCCGCATTAATGAGCTGCGTGATGATTTAGTGGGTGAACTGCGTATCGCGGCATCTGCAGAACTGTGTTCTATGCATGTAATTCCTGCACTGTCACACTGGCTAACTGCACATCGTGGTCTGTCTGTTCAGTTTGAAACCCGTGACCAGCAGGCAGAATTGCTGGATGGTCGTGTTGATATCGAATTGCGTCTGGATCAAGAGATTGATGACAGCAATGTTCAGCTGGTGCCACTGATTCAGATTGAACAGCTACTCGTTGCTGCACCCAGCTACATTAACAAGTCTACCCTCATCGCACAGCCGGATGATCTGAAACATCATGAGGTTGTTTCGCTGAACTATTTAAAAAATCATCAGCAGTTCAGTTTCCAGCATGTCAATACAGCGCAAAAAGTTGAACTGGAACTGGCTTCACGTCTGAATACCAACAGCAGTCTGGCCGCTCAGTCGCTGTGTCTCAACGGCAATACCATTGCCCGCATGCCTTATCTAGATGTACAAAAAGATTTAGTTAACGGTGCTTTGGTAGAAGTGCTGCCGGAATGGAAATTACCAGCATTAACACTGTATGCAGTACTGCCAAAACGTGAACAACAACCGACAAAAATTCTTCGTTGTCTTGATACTTTACAACAATATTTTAGCCAGCTTGCTGGGGGACGTTTGTTGCAAATTGCATCATAA
- the surE gene encoding 5'/3'-nucleotidase SurE: MNILISNDDGVFAPGIQALAQALKPLGRVVIVAPESERSGFSSALTLDRPLRPIQISPDVWAVNGTPADCVYLAMNGLFDVEFDLVVSGINSGANLGDDVLYSGTVGAAFEGRLAKQPALAVSLCGQNVRSYTSPEDYRVAAQWVHDFIVGGLPILPERHIFNVNIPDLSELKGTKVTFQGRRSQSKPITSHVDPRGRQVYWIGLSGEAVAMPKHKGTQVESDFFAIANGYVSVTPIQMDATNYDVLHDLQDQILN; encoded by the coding sequence GTGAATATTTTAATTTCGAATGATGATGGCGTCTTTGCTCCAGGTATTCAGGCGTTGGCACAGGCTTTAAAACCACTGGGCCGCGTGGTGATTGTGGCACCTGAAAGTGAACGTAGCGGATTTTCCAGTGCTTTAACCCTGGATCGCCCATTGCGACCGATTCAAATCTCTCCTGATGTCTGGGCAGTAAATGGTACACCAGCGGACTGTGTTTATCTGGCTATGAATGGACTGTTTGATGTCGAGTTCGATCTGGTAGTCAGCGGTATCAACAGCGGAGCCAATCTGGGGGACGATGTGCTGTATTCCGGTACGGTAGGTGCCGCATTTGAAGGTCGCCTGGCTAAACAGCCTGCATTAGCAGTCTCTTTATGTGGTCAAAACGTTCGTTCTTATACCTCACCAGAAGATTACCGTGTTGCAGCGCAATGGGTACATGACTTTATTGTCGGTGGGTTGCCGATCTTGCCTGAACGCCATATTTTTAATGTGAATATTCCCGACCTAAGTGAATTAAAAGGTACCAAGGTTACTTTCCAGGGACGTCGTAGCCAGTCCAAACCGATTACCAGCCATGTCGATCCACGTGGACGTCAGGTGTACTGGATTGGTCTGTCGGGTGAAGCGGTGGCGATGCCAAAACATAAAGGGACTCAGGTGGAGTCTGACTTTTTTGCCATCGCCAATGGCTATGTGAGTGTGACCCCAATTCAGATGGATGCCACAAACTATGACGTACTTCACGATTTGCAGGACCAGATTTTAAATTAA
- a CDS encoding DUF4262 domain-containing protein codes for MPHTEEHHCPDRNALLQQTRQNIQQYGVQIISIMHTDYSPPFSYSIGLYEKYQHPEIICFGLPAKLSKTILNHVAEIIRQGQRIQLNNTYPNIFFKESRCKFLKVDRRNIADYFGVALNYYQDREFPALQMVWTDRNDKFPWEEGFEEVFEYDQPLLDRNADFKFREPRHLGIYTTKQWLEQNQPIVTVLHERDGDWQFLTAEPLAEDDYILVGLEHMIQRDPTLNEVFDLQYGEAADRKFIGDEWVVTELEDDDQLAG; via the coding sequence ATGCCACATACAGAAGAACATCATTGCCCGGATCGTAATGCCTTATTACAGCAAACCAGACAGAATATTCAGCAATATGGCGTGCAGATCATTTCCATCATGCATACGGATTACTCCCCACCGTTTAGTTATAGCATCGGGCTTTATGAAAAATACCAGCATCCGGAAATTATCTGTTTTGGCCTGCCCGCCAAACTGAGTAAAACCATTCTGAATCATGTCGCTGAGATCATTCGACAAGGTCAGCGCATTCAGCTTAACAACACTTATCCCAACATCTTTTTTAAAGAAAGCCGCTGCAAGTTTTTAAAAGTTGACCGTCGAAATATCGCAGATTATTTCGGTGTTGCATTAAATTATTATCAGGATAGAGAGTTTCCAGCCTTACAAATGGTCTGGACCGATCGTAATGATAAATTTCCTTGGGAAGAAGGCTTTGAGGAAGTTTTTGAATATGACCAGCCTTTGCTGGACCGAAATGCCGATTTTAAATTCCGTGAACCACGACATTTAGGGATTTATACGACCAAACAATGGCTGGAACAGAATCAGCCGATAGTCACCGTACTACATGAACGCGACGGTGACTGGCAGTTTTTAACAGCCGAACCTTTGGCTGAGGATGACTATATACTGGTGGGATTAGAGCACATGATTCAACGTGACCCGACTTTAAATGAAGTGTTTGATCTGCAATATGGAGAGGCAGCAGACCGGAAATTTATTGGTGATGAATGGGTGGTTACAGAATTAGAGGATGATGATCAGCTTGCCGGTTAA
- a CDS encoding peptidoglycan DD-metalloendopeptidase family protein, with translation MFLVSPKRFIAVPAGMMKTLFLTSAVISSLIITGCATKPYVHNSARYAAAPDFYTVRSGDTLSGIAARYGLSYLSIAEMNDIPEPYRIYVGQSIRLKNTKRSATTQSVESAAPIQRQTVAVPTTTPTTKPSTTTTVAKQTTAPKVATPAPTVTPAPVTSLRWVKPSNGPVLQAFNLASNVKGIRYGGNAGDPVFAAADGQVVYAADGLKEYGNLVLIKHINGYITAYAHNSKLNVKSGQNVTAGQKIAEMGSSGTTRTMLEFQVRLDGKPVNPATILPNN, from the coding sequence ATGTTCCTGGTGTCACCAAAACGCTTTATTGCTGTGCCTGCAGGCATGATGAAAACCCTGTTTCTCACGTCAGCAGTGATTTCATCGCTTATCATCACAGGATGTGCGACTAAACCTTATGTGCACAATTCAGCGCGTTATGCGGCAGCTCCGGATTTCTATACGGTTCGTTCCGGTGATACCTTAAGCGGGATTGCAGCGCGTTATGGTCTTAGCTATCTCAGCATTGCAGAAATGAATGACATTCCTGAGCCATATCGCATCTATGTCGGGCAATCGATCCGCCTGAAAAATACCAAACGTAGCGCGACGACACAAAGTGTTGAATCTGCAGCACCGATCCAGCGTCAAACTGTTGCGGTGCCAACCACAACACCTACAACCAAACCAAGTACGACAACGACGGTGGCTAAACAGACGACCGCACCTAAAGTGGCGACTCCTGCGCCAACCGTTACTCCGGCACCAGTCACTAGCTTACGTTGGGTAAAACCATCGAATGGTCCAGTGTTACAGGCCTTTAATCTGGCTTCGAATGTTAAGGGAATCCGTTATGGTGGTAATGCTGGCGATCCAGTCTTTGCCGCAGCAGATGGGCAGGTGGTATATGCAGCAGATGGCCTAAAAGAATATGGTAATCTGGTACTGATCAAGCACATTAACGGTTACATCACTGCTTATGCACATAACAGTAAACTTAACGTAAAAAGTGGGCAAAATGTAACGGCTGGTCAAAAAATTGCCGAGATGGGTTCAAGTGGTACAACCCGTACTATGCTTGAGTTCCAGGTACGTTTGGATGGTAAACCGGTGAACCCGGCAACTATTTTACCAAATAATTAA